The Stappia sp. genome window below encodes:
- the argE gene encoding acetylornithine deacetylase, which yields MLTPAPPAAAEILADLVGFDTTSRGSNLPLIDYVEAFLARRGIASTRIPDETGEKANLLATIGPADVPGYVLSGHTDVVPVDGQDWTSDPFTLTQRDGRLFGRGACDMKGFLACCLGRVDAMRLADLKRPIHLAFSYDEEVGCKGVPSLIRHLVATHPRPLACFVGEPTEMQVIVGHKAKRSYRAIVTGRTCHSSLAPRGVNAVDYAARLVLKIREMGQTLAKGLHDDLYDVPVTTAHTGTISGGTALNIVPDRCEIAFEFRALPQEDADALVAEVMRFAADELEPEMRAVAPETGIAFEQISSFPGLDTDIDAEVTRLAKRLAGRNDHAKVAYGTEGGRFVEIGAIPTIVIGPGSIEQAHKADEFIALAELEKCDRFLDRVIEDACR from the coding sequence ATGCTGACCCCCGCCCCGCCCGCCGCCGCCGAAATCCTCGCCGATCTGGTCGGCTTCGACACCACCAGCCGGGGTTCCAACCTCCCGCTCATCGACTATGTCGAGGCGTTTCTGGCGAGGCGCGGCATCGCCTCGACGCGGATCCCGGACGAAACGGGCGAGAAGGCCAATCTGCTCGCCACCATCGGGCCGGCGGATGTGCCGGGCTACGTGCTGTCGGGACACACCGACGTGGTGCCCGTCGACGGTCAGGACTGGACGAGCGATCCCTTCACGCTCACGCAGCGCGACGGCAGGCTGTTCGGGCGCGGGGCTTGCGACATGAAGGGCTTTCTCGCCTGTTGTCTGGGCCGGGTCGACGCCATGCGCTTGGCCGATCTCAAGCGGCCGATCCACCTCGCCTTTTCCTATGACGAGGAAGTCGGCTGCAAGGGCGTGCCAAGCCTGATCCGCCATCTCGTCGCCACCCACCCGCGCCCGCTCGCCTGCTTCGTCGGCGAGCCGACCGAAATGCAGGTCATCGTCGGCCACAAGGCAAAGCGGTCGTACAGGGCCATCGTCACCGGGCGGACCTGCCATTCCTCGCTCGCGCCCCGGGGTGTCAACGCCGTCGACTATGCCGCGCGGCTGGTGCTCAAGATCCGCGAGATGGGCCAGACGCTCGCAAAGGGCCTGCACGACGACCTCTACGACGTGCCCGTCACCACCGCGCACACCGGCACGATCTCCGGCGGCACCGCGCTCAACATCGTGCCCGACCGCTGCGAGATCGCCTTCGAGTTCCGCGCCCTGCCTCAGGAGGACGCGGATGCGCTGGTCGCCGAGGTGATGCGCTTTGCAGCGGACGAACTGGAGCCGGAGATGCGGGCTGTCGCTCCGGAAACGGGGATTGCCTTCGAGCAGATCTCCAGCTTCCCCGGTCTCGACACCGACATCGACGCCGAGGTGACGCGGCTCGCCAAGCGCCTTGCCGGGCGCAACGACCACGCCAAGGTCGCCTATGGCACGGAAGGCGGACGTTTCGTGGAGATCGGCGCCATCCCGACCATCGTCATCGGACCGGGCTCCATCGAACAGGCGCACAAGGCCGACGAGTTCATCGCGCTCGCCGAACTCGAGAAATGCGACCGCTTTCTCGACCGGGTGATCGAGGACGCCTGCCGCTGA
- a CDS encoding succinylglutamate desuccinylase/aspartoacylase family protein, which translates to MDAATPATPPIEIEKVDIAPYRKGNIGLEGVTTFDSGVPGPHVAVSAIVHGNELCGPVALDWLFRNEVRPERGKLSLVFVNLDAYDLFDPDDPFATRFADEDMNRLWQSATLDDDTTRERRRARELRPFVDTVDLLLDLHSMQNPGPALMLSGPLPKGRALARAVGVPELVVADAGHAAGKRLRDYAGFSDPNSAKTALLVECGQHWERASADVALETTLRFLQATGTIAPQVGADVLARRPAPAAQRFIEIVEVVTIETDAFRFTDDYLGGEVVPKAGTVIAHDGARPVTTPEDDMMLIMPNRRPVAGTTGVRLGRFVPDGQNTLEFK; encoded by the coding sequence ATGGATGCCGCGACACCCGCCACGCCGCCTATCGAGATCGAGAAGGTCGACATCGCCCCCTATCGGAAAGGCAACATCGGCCTAGAGGGCGTCACCACCTTCGACAGCGGGGTGCCGGGACCGCATGTGGCGGTCTCGGCCATCGTGCATGGCAACGAATTGTGCGGCCCCGTCGCCCTCGACTGGCTGTTTCGCAACGAGGTGCGGCCAGAGCGCGGCAAGCTCTCGCTGGTTTTCGTCAATCTCGACGCCTACGATCTCTTCGACCCGGACGATCCCTTCGCCACGCGCTTCGCCGACGAGGACATGAACCGGCTGTGGCAGAGCGCGACGCTCGACGACGACACCACCCGCGAGCGCCGCCGCGCCCGCGAACTGCGCCCCTTCGTCGACACCGTCGATCTGCTGCTCGACCTGCATTCGATGCAGAACCCCGGTCCGGCGCTGATGCTCTCCGGCCCCCTGCCCAAGGGGCGTGCGCTCGCCCGCGCCGTCGGCGTGCCGGAGCTCGTCGTCGCCGACGCGGGACATGCCGCCGGCAAGCGGCTGCGCGACTATGCCGGATTTTCGGACCCCAACAGCGCGAAGACCGCGTTGCTCGTCGAATGCGGCCAGCATTGGGAACGCGCCAGCGCCGACGTCGCGCTGGAGACCACCCTGCGCTTCCTGCAGGCGACGGGAACGATCGCGCCGCAGGTCGGCGCGGATGTGCTGGCGCGCCGTCCGGCCCCGGCCGCCCAGCGCTTCATCGAGATCGTGGAGGTCGTCACCATCGAGACGGACGCCTTCCGCTTCACCGACGATTATCTCGGCGGCGAGGTGGTGCCCAAGGCAGGCACCGTGATCGCCCATGACGGCGCACGTCCCGTGACCACGCCGGAAGACGACATGATGCTGATCATGCCGAACCGGCGCCCGGTCGCGGGCACCACGGGCGTCAGACTCGGCCGGTTCGTGCCCGACGGGCAAAATACTTTAGAGTTCAAGTAA
- a CDS encoding LysR family transcriptional regulator produces the protein MSDATRVPPPAGSAVLSPKAGSAGLPRNAPSLRELEVLRAVITEGKTTAAAHRLGISQPAVSRAIAHLERRLGRTLFHRSGNRIQPTSEGLALNEQIEPIFATLARLDTQTSDQGNPKRLRIAAPPTLSHRLLTRLIAAFLKDNPDASVHLEIGMSTTVAAAVADENADLGISDHLIRHDGLRMHPFRHAIAHAAIPAAHPLAERSEIVPEDLAGEPFIALTRRFHQRNVYDRIFAERGIQRDIRAETATSIAICELVREGVGIGLVNPFPVAQRRLEGVVFRRFSPRVDYLTQFFAPAGPVTPIAQRFIEHARRTVAPDAYSHPA, from the coding sequence ATGAGCGATGCGACCAGGGTTCCCCCTCCGGCGGGGAGCGCCGTTCTTTCCCCAAAGGCCGGCTCCGCCGGTTTACCGCGCAATGCCCCCAGCCTGCGCGAGCTGGAGGTGTTGCGCGCCGTCATCACCGAAGGAAAGACGACGGCCGCCGCCCACCGGCTGGGGATCTCCCAGCCGGCGGTCAGCCGCGCCATCGCCCATCTGGAGCGCCGTCTCGGGCGCACGCTTTTCCACAGGTCCGGCAATCGCATCCAGCCCACCTCGGAGGGCCTGGCGCTCAACGAGCAGATCGAGCCGATCTTCGCCACGCTCGCGCGGCTGGACACGCAAACGAGCGACCAGGGCAACCCGAAGCGGCTGCGCATCGCCGCGCCGCCGACGCTCAGCCACCGGCTGCTGACCCGGCTGATCGCGGCCTTCCTGAAGGACAATCCGGATGCGTCGGTGCATCTGGAGATCGGCATGTCGACCACGGTCGCGGCCGCCGTTGCCGACGAAAACGCCGACCTGGGCATCAGCGATCATCTGATCCGCCACGACGGATTGCGCATGCACCCGTTTCGCCACGCCATCGCCCATGCCGCGATTCCGGCCGCGCATCCGCTGGCCGAGCGCAGCGAAATCGTGCCGGAGGATCTCGCCGGCGAGCCCTTCATCGCGCTCACCCGGCGCTTTCACCAGCGCAACGTCTATGACCGCATCTTCGCCGAACGCGGCATCCAGCGCGACATCCGCGCGGAAACCGCGACCAGCATCGCCATCTGCGAGCTGGTGCGCGAAGGCGTGGGCATCGGGCTGGTGAACCCCTTTCCGGTCGCGCAGCGGCGGCTGGAGGGTGTCGTCTTCCGTCGCTTTTCGCCGCGGGTCGACTATCTCACGCAATTCTTCGCCCCCGCCGGGCCGGTCACGCCGATCGCCCAGCGCTTCATCGAACACGCCCGGCGCACGGTCGCGCCGGACGCCTATTCGCATCCGGCCTGA
- a CDS encoding anthranilate synthase, translating to MQTHNAQAFTTKGGIGITVTTREADYAKGTGPWMDRLDAERGAVFSSSYEYPGRYTRWDMALVNPPLVLESTDRDVTVTALNDRGRVLLPAIAAHLEPLAELEHFARDGDRLEMRVARPGRAFAEEERSRQPSVFSVIRAVNALFACDDGHLGLYGAFGYDLAFQFEPIELTLERPADQRDVVLYLPDEILLVDHYGKKAQVRAYEFAVGDTSTDGLPRAGGATPYVPAQGDPGRGDHAPGEYAELVRAAKDHFRRGDLFETVPGQTFYEACPAAPSAVSRRLQEINPSPYGFFINLGNAEYLVGASPEMYVRVSGGRRVETCPISGTIRRGKNAIEDEAQIRKLLNSAKDEAELTMCSDVDRNDKSRICVPGSVRVIGRRQIEMYSLLIHTVDHMEGTLRDDLDALDAFLSHTWAVTVTGAPKRWAMEFIERHEKSPRAWYGGAIGAILFNGDMNTGLTLRTVRIKDGVAQIRAGATLLYDSVPEDEEAETELKAEAMRAAVREAGLVRTATVDADTALPGAGLKILLVDHEDSFVHTLANYFRQTGAEVATYRSPVSDAVFHDVDPDLVVLSPGPGNPRDFDCAATIGRARARNLPIFGVCLGLQALVEALGGTLAQLDVPVHGKPSPVTFTPGSLVFDGLASPVTVGRYHSLHAVRDTLPKGLRVTSQTEDGVIMGVEHENEPIAAVQFHPESIMSLDQDAGHRIVRNVVTKLVARRTVGLAAAAG from the coding sequence ATGCAGACGCACAACGCGCAAGCCTTCACGACAAAGGGCGGGATCGGCATCACTGTCACCACCCGAGAGGCGGATTACGCCAAGGGGACCGGGCCGTGGATGGACCGGCTGGACGCGGAACGCGGTGCGGTGTTCTCCTCGTCCTACGAGTATCCCGGGCGCTACACGCGCTGGGACATGGCCCTGGTCAATCCGCCGCTGGTGCTGGAATCGACCGACCGCGACGTGACCGTCACCGCGCTCAACGACCGCGGCCGGGTGCTGCTGCCGGCGATTGCGGCGCATCTGGAGCCACTTGCCGAGCTGGAACATTTCGCCCGCGACGGCGACCGGCTGGAGATGCGGGTCGCCCGGCCCGGGCGCGCCTTCGCCGAGGAGGAGCGCTCGCGCCAGCCCTCGGTCTTTTCCGTGATCCGCGCCGTCAACGCGCTGTTTGCCTGCGACGACGGCCATCTCGGCCTCTATGGCGCCTTCGGCTACGATCTCGCCTTTCAGTTCGAGCCCATCGAGCTGACGCTCGAGCGCCCAGCGGACCAGCGCGACGTGGTGCTCTATCTGCCCGACGAGATCCTGCTGGTCGACCACTACGGCAAGAAGGCGCAGGTGCGCGCCTATGAGTTCGCCGTCGGCGACACATCGACGGATGGCCTGCCCCGCGCCGGGGGCGCAACCCCTTATGTTCCCGCGCAAGGCGATCCGGGGCGCGGCGATCATGCGCCGGGCGAATACGCGGAGCTGGTGCGCGCGGCCAAGGATCATTTCCGCCGGGGCGATCTGTTCGAGACGGTGCCGGGCCAGACCTTCTACGAGGCCTGTCCGGCCGCGCCCTCGGCCGTCTCGCGGCGGCTGCAGGAGATCAACCCCTCGCCCTATGGCTTCTTCATCAATCTCGGCAACGCGGAATATCTCGTCGGCGCGAGCCCGGAAATGTATGTGCGGGTGTCCGGCGGGCGCCGGGTCGAGACCTGCCCGATCTCCGGCACCATCCGGCGCGGCAAGAACGCCATCGAGGACGAGGCGCAGATCCGCAAGCTGCTGAACTCGGCCAAGGACGAAGCGGAGCTCACCATGTGCTCCGACGTCGACCGCAACGACAAGAGCCGCATCTGCGTGCCCGGCTCCGTGCGGGTCATCGGCCGCCGGCAGATCGAGATGTATTCCCTCCTCATCCACACGGTCGACCACATGGAGGGCACGCTGCGCGACGACCTCGACGCGCTCGACGCGTTCCTGTCGCACACCTGGGCGGTGACCGTGACCGGCGCGCCGAAGCGCTGGGCGATGGAGTTCATCGAGCGCCACGAGAAGAGCCCGCGCGCCTGGTACGGCGGCGCCATCGGCGCGATCCTGTTCAACGGCGACATGAACACCGGGCTGACGCTCAGGACCGTGCGCATCAAGGACGGCGTCGCGCAGATCCGGGCCGGGGCGACGCTGCTCTACGACAGCGTGCCGGAGGACGAGGAAGCCGAGACCGAGCTGAAGGCCGAGGCCATGCGCGCCGCCGTGCGCGAGGCGGGCCTGGTCCGCACCGCCACGGTCGATGCCGACACCGCCCTGCCGGGCGCCGGGCTGAAGATCCTCCTCGTCGACCACGAGGACAGCTTCGTCCACACGCTCGCCAACTACTTCCGCCAGACCGGCGCGGAGGTCGCCACCTATCGCTCGCCGGTGTCGGACGCCGTCTTCCACGACGTCGATCCGGATCTGGTGGTGCTGTCGCCCGGTCCCGGCAATCCGCGCGATTTCGACTGCGCGGCCACCATCGGCCGGGCGCGGGCGCGCAATCTGCCGATCTTCGGGGTCTGCCTCGGCCTGCAGGCGCTGGTGGAAGCACTCGGCGGCACGCTCGCCCAGCTCGACGTGCCGGTGCACGGCAAGCCCTCGCCGGTGACCTTCACGCCCGGCTCTCTGGTCTTCGACGGCCTCGCCTCCCCGGTCACGGTCGGGCGCTATCACTCGCTGCATGCGGTGCGCGACACGCTGCCGAAGGGCTTGCGCGTCACCTCGCAAACCGAGGACGGCGTGATCATGGGCGTGGAACACGAAAACGAGCCCATCGCGGCGGTGCAGTTCCACCCCGAATCGATCATGTCGCTCGATCAGGACGCCGGCCATCGCATCGTCCGGAACGTCGTGACGAAGCTGGTGGCGCGGCGCACGGTCGGGCTCGCGGCTGCGGCGGGCTGA
- a CDS encoding ABC transporter substrate-binding protein: MTSITAPLVRALACAACSAVALAAPATAEDLTIGVASEATSIDPHFHNLGPNNQLSFMIYDRLANPDDRQNFKPGLAVSWQPVNDTTWEFKLREGVTFHDGSPFTADDVICTFERAPNVPNSPAGFGTYIKGKTFEKIDDFTVHVKTEAPYPLMVNDLGNVAIISDEKGCSGTTQDFNDGVASVGTGPFKFVEYVPGDRIVLAANADYWGGAPIWETVTLKPIKAGPSRVAALLAGDVDLISGVPTTDIATLKARDDVTLSQGVSNRVIYLHIDQFRENSPFVKANGGGDIENPLMDQRVRKAISKAISRELIRDRVMEGLSIPAGQLLPEGFFGVSENLQPEPYDPEGAKALLAAAGVPDGFELTIHGPNDRYLNDAKIVEAIAQMLNRIGIKAQVETMPRSVYFSRASSGADGLPEFSLILVGWGAGSGEASSPLRALIASYDKDKGMGTANRGRYSNPEVDAVIEEALSEVDDEKRADLLARATEMAIEDLAIIPIHYQVNTWASKKGLSYIPRTDEYTLAQGVVKD; the protein is encoded by the coding sequence ATGACATCCATCACCGCGCCCCTGGTGCGCGCGCTGGCGTGCGCGGCGTGCTCCGCCGTCGCGCTCGCGGCACCGGCCACCGCCGAGGATCTGACCATCGGCGTCGCCTCCGAGGCGACCTCCATCGATCCGCATTTCCACAATCTCGGGCCGAACAACCAGCTCAGCTTCATGATCTACGACCGGCTGGCCAATCCGGACGACCGGCAGAACTTCAAGCCGGGTCTCGCTGTGTCGTGGCAACCGGTGAACGACACGACCTGGGAGTTCAAGCTGCGCGAGGGCGTGACCTTCCATGACGGCTCGCCCTTCACCGCCGACGACGTGATCTGCACCTTCGAGCGGGCGCCCAACGTGCCGAACTCGCCCGCCGGTTTCGGCACCTACATCAAGGGCAAGACCTTCGAGAAGATCGACGACTTCACAGTGCACGTGAAGACCGAGGCGCCCTATCCGCTGATGGTCAACGATCTGGGCAACGTCGCCATCATCTCCGACGAGAAGGGCTGCTCGGGCACGACGCAGGACTTCAACGACGGTGTCGCCTCCGTCGGCACCGGGCCCTTCAAGTTCGTCGAATACGTGCCCGGTGACCGCATCGTGCTCGCGGCCAACGCCGACTACTGGGGCGGGGCGCCGATCTGGGAGACGGTGACCCTCAAGCCGATCAAGGCGGGGCCCTCGCGCGTCGCGGCACTGCTTGCCGGTGACGTCGACTTGATTTCGGGCGTGCCGACCACCGACATCGCGACGCTCAAGGCGCGCGACGACGTGACCCTGTCGCAGGGCGTGTCGAACCGCGTGATCTATCTCCACATCGACCAGTTTCGCGAGAACTCGCCCTTCGTGAAGGCGAATGGCGGCGGCGACATCGAGAACCCCTTGATGGACCAGCGCGTGCGCAAGGCGATCTCCAAGGCGATCTCGCGCGAGCTGATCCGCGACCGGGTGATGGAAGGTCTGTCGATCCCGGCCGGCCAGCTCCTGCCCGAGGGCTTCTTCGGCGTGTCGGAGAACCTTCAGCCCGAGCCCTACGATCCCGAAGGCGCCAAGGCGCTGCTCGCCGCGGCCGGCGTGCCGGACGGCTTCGAGCTGACGATCCACGGCCCCAACGACCGCTATCTCAACGATGCCAAGATCGTGGAGGCGATCGCGCAGATGCTCAATCGGATCGGCATCAAGGCGCAGGTCGAGACGATGCCGCGGTCGGTCTACTTCTCGCGCGCCTCGAGCGGGGCGGACGGCCTGCCGGAGTTCTCGCTGATCCTCGTCGGCTGGGGGGCCGGCTCGGGCGAGGCGTCCTCGCCCTTGCGCGCGCTGATCGCCAGCTACGACAAGGACAAGGGCATGGGCACGGCCAATCGCGGCCGCTACTCCAACCCGGAGGTGGACGCGGTGATCGAGGAGGCCTTGTCGGAGGTCGACGACGAGAAGCGCGCCGACCTGCTCGCCAGGGCGACCGAGATGGCGATCGAGGATCTCGCGATCATCCCGATCCACTATCAGGTCAACACCTGGGCCAGCAAGAAGGGCCTCAGCTACATCCCGCGCACGGACGAGTACACGCTCGCCCAGGGCGTGGTGAAGGACTGA
- a CDS encoding ABC transporter ATP-binding protein, which produces MSDETVLQVSDLKTHFFTKAGVARAVDGVSFSLKRGEVLGIVGESGSGKTVTGFSLMGLVDPPGRVVDGTIRLAGEDLVGASEDQWRRLRGKRIAMIFQDPMMTLNPVLRIDTQMIEAIRAHEQISETAARERARAALARVGIPSPDERLAAYPHQFSGGMRQRVAIAIALLNEPDVIVADEPTTALDVTIQAQILYEVQKLCADTGLAMIWITHDLAVVGGLADRVAVMYAGRIVEEGPVGEVLDAPRHPYTRGLVGSVPSHNRRGTRLTQIPGMAPSLLALPPGCSFAARCPRADAACATMPALEAAGPGRAVRCHHPHVEEALEGAEGRS; this is translated from the coding sequence ATGAGCGACGAGACGGTGCTTCAGGTGTCCGACCTCAAGACGCATTTCTTCACCAAGGCGGGCGTGGCCCGCGCCGTCGACGGCGTGTCCTTCTCGCTCAAGCGCGGCGAGGTGCTGGGCATCGTCGGCGAGAGCGGGTCGGGCAAGACGGTCACCGGCTTTTCGCTGATGGGGCTGGTCGATCCGCCGGGCCGGGTGGTCGACGGCACGATCCGGCTCGCCGGCGAGGATCTCGTCGGGGCGTCGGAGGACCAGTGGCGCAGGCTGCGCGGCAAGCGCATCGCCATGATCTTCCAGGACCCGATGATGACCCTCAATCCCGTGCTGCGCATCGACACGCAGATGATCGAGGCGATCCGCGCGCATGAGCAGATCTCGGAGACGGCGGCGCGCGAACGCGCCCGCGCGGCGCTTGCGCGCGTCGGCATTCCATCGCCCGACGAACGCCTTGCCGCCTATCCGCATCAGTTTTCCGGCGGCATGCGCCAGCGCGTGGCGATCGCCATCGCTTTGCTGAACGAGCCCGACGTGATCGTCGCGGACGAGCCGACCACCGCGCTCGACGTCACCATCCAGGCGCAGATCCTCTACGAGGTGCAGAAACTCTGCGCTGACACGGGCCTTGCGATGATCTGGATCACCCACGACCTCGCCGTGGTCGGCGGGCTCGCCGACCGGGTCGCGGTGATGTACGCCGGCCGCATCGTGGAGGAAGGGCCGGTGGGCGAGGTGCTCGACGCGCCGCGTCACCCCTACACGCGCGGTCTCGTCGGCTCGGTTCCGAGCCACAACCGGCGCGGCACCCGGCTGACCCAGATCCCCGGCATGGCGCCCTCGCTGCTCGCCCTGCCGCCGGGCTGCAGTTTCGCGGCCCGCTGCCCGCGCGCCGACGCGGCCTGCGCCACCATGCCCGCGCTGGAGGCCGCGGGGCCGGGGCGCGCCGTGCGCTGCCATCACCCGCATGTCGAGGAAGCCCTTGAGGGCGCGGAGGGACGGTCGTGA
- a CDS encoding ABC transporter permease, translating to MSVFILRRMLQSVFVMVAMAVIVFFGIHFVGDPVYMFVSPDMDQADIEQVTRALGLDRPIWEQFWAFVTSALQGDLGQSFVFGEPALGLILERMPATLELAFAALFLAVVLGLPLGLYAGLYPDSGVSKTIMAGSILGFSLPTFWVGIMMIMVFAVILGWLPSTGRGETVDVLGVELSFFTLDGLSHLALPALNLALLKISLVIRLTRAGTREAMLQDYIKFARAKGLSRSRIVGVHLLKNILIPVVTVLGLEFGSLVAFSVVTETIFAWPGMGKLLIESIQQLDRPVIVAYLMMIVVVFVVINLLVDIVYSVLDPRVRLGDRGN from the coding sequence ATGAGCGTCTTCATCCTGCGCCGAATGCTGCAGAGCGTCTTCGTGATGGTCGCCATGGCCGTCATCGTGTTCTTCGGCATCCATTTCGTCGGCGACCCCGTCTACATGTTCGTCTCGCCCGACATGGATCAGGCCGACATCGAACAGGTCACGCGCGCGCTGGGCCTCGACCGGCCGATCTGGGAACAGTTCTGGGCCTTCGTCACCAGCGCGCTGCAGGGCGACCTCGGACAATCCTTCGTCTTCGGCGAACCGGCGCTCGGGCTCATTCTGGAGCGCATGCCGGCGACGCTGGAGCTTGCCTTCGCCGCGCTTTTCCTCGCCGTCGTGCTGGGCCTTCCGCTCGGCCTCTACGCCGGGCTCTATCCCGACAGCGGCGTGTCGAAGACGATCATGGCCGGCTCGATCCTCGGCTTCTCGCTGCCCACCTTCTGGGTGGGCATCATGATGATCATGGTCTTCGCCGTGATCCTCGGCTGGCTGCCCTCCACAGGGCGCGGCGAGACGGTGGACGTGCTGGGCGTGGAGCTGTCCTTCTTCACGCTCGACGGGTTGAGCCATCTGGCGCTTCCGGCCCTCAATCTGGCACTGCTCAAGATCTCGCTGGTGATCCGCCTGACCCGGGCCGGCACGCGCGAGGCGATGCTGCAGGACTACATCAAGTTCGCCCGCGCCAAGGGGCTGTCGCGCTCGCGCATCGTCGGCGTGCACCTTTTGAAGAACATTCTCATCCCGGTTGTGACCGTGCTCGGCCTCGAGTTCGGCTCGCTGGTCGCCTTCTCGGTCGTCACGGAGACGATCTTCGCCTGGCCGGGCATGGGCAAGCTGCTGATCGAATCCATCCAGCAACTCGACCGTCCGGTCATCGTCGCCTACCTGATGATGATCGTCGTTGTCTTCGTGGTGATCAACTTGCTGGTGGACATCGTTTATTCGGTCCTCGATCCGCGCGTGCGGCTCGGCGATCGCGGAAACTGA
- a CDS encoding ABC transporter permease, translating into MPETAADATAGPSRPEPAAPVPAPARADTPFRRFLSDFADSPLAVGAAVVLFLIILIAIFAPWISPQDPYDLATVSIFDARMPPGSVSMDGVPFLLGTDGAGRDLLSAIFYGLRISLSVGVMSGLIAIVVGMSVGLAAAYAGGRTESVIMRIVDLQLSLPAVLIALILLAILGKGVDKIIIALVVAQWAYYARTVRASALVERRREYVEAAACLGLGHARIVFRHILPNCIAPLIVVGTVQTAHAIALEATLSFLGVGLPPTEPSLGLLISNGFEYMLSGKYWIAVFPGLALLITIVSINIVGDQLRDVLNPRLQK; encoded by the coding sequence ATGCCTGAAACCGCCGCGGACGCCACCGCCGGCCCGTCCCGTCCGGAGCCGGCGGCGCCCGTCCCGGCGCCGGCCCGGGCCGACACGCCCTTCCGCCGCTTCCTGTCGGATTTCGCCGACAGTCCGCTGGCGGTGGGCGCGGCCGTGGTGCTTTTTCTCATCATCCTGATCGCGATCTTCGCGCCCTGGATTTCGCCGCAGGACCCTTACGATCTCGCCACCGTGTCGATCTTCGACGCGCGCATGCCGCCGGGCAGCGTCAGCATGGACGGCGTGCCCTTCCTGCTCGGCACGGACGGGGCCGGGCGCGACCTGCTCTCCGCGATCTTCTACGGACTTCGGATCTCGCTCTCCGTCGGCGTCATGTCGGGGCTGATCGCCATCGTCGTGGGCATGTCGGTCGGGCTCGCCGCGGCCTATGCGGGCGGGCGCACGGAATCGGTCATCATGCGCATCGTCGATCTGCAACTGTCGCTGCCGGCGGTGCTGATCGCGCTGATCCTGCTGGCGATCCTCGGCAAGGGCGTCGACAAGATCATCATCGCGCTGGTGGTGGCGCAATGGGCCTATTACGCGCGCACGGTCCGCGCCTCGGCCCTGGTCGAGCGCCGGCGCGAATATGTGGAGGCCGCCGCCTGTCTCGGGCTCGGCCATGCGCGCATCGTCTTCCGCCACATCCTGCCGAACTGCATCGCCCCGCTGATCGTCGTCGGCACGGTGCAGACGGCGCATGCCATCGCGCTGGAGGCGACGCTGTCCTTCCTGGGCGTCGGCCTGCCGCCCACCGAGCCCTCGCTCGGACTGCTGATCTCCAACGGGTTCGAATACATGCTGTCGGGCAAATACTGGATCGCCGTCTTCCCCGGCCTGGCGCTCCTCATCACCATCGTGTCGATCAACATCGTCGGCGACCAGCTGCGCGACGTGTTGAACCCGCGCCTGCAGAAGTGA